ATACTGTTAGCTCATTAAATGAAATATAAAAAGGCGTTGGATTTTTTACTATGAGCCTCCCTGATTCTTTATGAAATTTAAGTTTTTCCCATGCAGTTAAAGCGTCGCTATTACTCAAAGAATCTGGTCGCCAAAATAACTTAAGCCGTACTTTCATTGCAAATTGCAAGGTGTTTTTATCTTTTAGCTCCTCCGGCATAGCAGAAATAGATTTTATATTTGCTAAAAACAAACTTTCTCTATCTTGAGGAAGGCTTTCTTTATTTCCTGTAAATACAACATGGAGTAGTGTTTGACGGTTTTCCTCAAGTTTATAAACGGGAGGCGTGATGAGAAAAGGGGCTTTAGAACCATCAATATTACTCACCCAACTTTGCACGAGATAACGAGCATGTACGTCTTTGTTCTTTAATGTAATTTGAACTTCATTTTGATTTGAAGGATAGACAATGCGTGTACCACCAAGTACAACACTTGCCTGTGCCTGTATTGCAGTGAGAAGAAATGTAAATCCTAAAAAGAATCGATAAGATACTGACATAAATAACCCTCCATGGTCAGATAGTCCCTCAATACACTATAAATATTACCGATAGAAGACTTCAAACGTTGCAGATGAGGCATATTTCCCCGCAGTTGGCGGGTTATTACCAATCTGGATGACATTAGCAGTATAATTAAATATCGTGGGATTTACATCGCCAGCATTATCAACATCAGTGGATTCATCAGGGACAGAACCATCAAATTTTACACTACTTGTTCCGCCATTTTTATTTGTTACCGTAATACCCACATTTGTTGCACTACCCGCAGCAGTTTCGCTATTTTCAAGGCGAAGAGAACCAGTATCCGTTGTGGTTCCAGAAAATGTCAGGTTTAGTTTTGTAACCAATGGGTCACACTTTAGCAACTCAATCTTAAAATCTTTTGAAGTCCCAATCGTACCATCCCCGGTATAGTCCGCAGGGTAAGTATCTGCAAAAGTCACCGTGCCTGTCGTACTACTAGAATCATTGACATTGATTTCGCAGGTATCAGCAACAATTTTACCATTGAAGTTAACAATCCCAGTATCTACAGCAAATACACTCGTACTTACTGCTGCCAGGAAAGTTCCTGACGCAAATAGAGAAAGCAATTTTTTATTCATAAAAATCCCTTAATTATGAGTCAATAAAGCATGATTCCATTCCAGAGAGGCTGGGCAGGACTTGATAAATATTGATAATATAAATAGATGCAAATAATAAATTATTTTTAGATTAGAGCAAAAAAGACATTACATGTCTATACGACATATAATAAAAAGGTTACAACCATCTGAAATTTAAAGGTTTGTTCTTATTCTCAAAAATATAAAATCATAAATTAAAAATATAAATTCACCCCATTAGATTCATTAAATAAATACTTATTATATTTATCTATATAACGTCATAGTAATCTATTACGCTCTCCGCATCAGCGGAGAGCTATTACGATATTAATTACTACCAAACATATCCTTGATCCAACCTGCTACGCCGTCACTGTCTTTCTGCTCTTGCTGAGCAGGTTGCTGTTGCGGCTGTTGCTGCGGCTGAGAAGACTGATCAAACGGATTGCCTGACGGTTGCTGCTGCATCTCACTCTGCTGGCACAGCGATTGCGGATCGCTGGTCCAGACCGGTAAGACACGCATGCCCCCGCTGCAGACAAAGTTGCCGTCGTAGTCCACGCCCATATCAGCAATGTCTTCTGGCGGAACAAGATTCAGCGGTGTTGGCGTCTGGTTAGCCAGATAACGCTGATAAATCGACATTGCCCCGCTGGCTCCATACAGTTTGGTCGGCTGGTTGTTATCACGGCCTACCCAGGTGATGGTCACCGTGCTGCCGTCAATGCCCGCAAACCATGTATCTACGTTGTTGTTGGTAGTACCCGTTTTCCCTGCCAGATGCAGATTTGGATATTTCGCCCCAAGCTGACGACCGGTACCGCGTTGTACCACCTGCTGCATGGTCCATAGTGTCAGATACGCCGCCTGCGCCGGAACCGCGCGTTCCGCCTGCGGGAAGCTCTGATACAACACCTTGCCATCTTCCGCGATTACCGAACGCAGCGCAGAAAGCGGTGCTCGGTTACCACCACTAGCGATGGTCTGGAACGCCTGCGCCACTTCAATTGGCGTTAAGTTCAACGCCCCCAGCAGCATTGCCGGAACCGGATGCAGCTGATCTTTCGGTACGCCCAGTTTAATCCAGGTATCCGTAACCGCAGGCAGACCCAGCGCCATCCCCAGATTTACCGTCGGCACGTTCATCGAACGGGTCAACGCATCCACCAGCATCACTCTGCCACTTTCGCTATAACGACGGTCATCGTTCTGCGGTGACCAGACCTGGCCATTCGGCTGACGCAGCGCGATTGGCGCATCGGCAATCCACGTGTTCAGGCGATAGATTTTCGGCTGGCTTAAGGCCGTCAGATAAGTCGCTGGTTTTGCAAGGGAACCAATCGAACGACGCGCCTGCATAGCACGGTTGTAACCTGCAAACTGCGGCTCAGAACCACCAACCATCGCGCGAACTTCACCGCTAAAGCGGTCGACAACCACAATTGCCGTTTCCAGATCGCTCAGCTTTCGCTGTTTCTTCAGCGCCGGAATGCCTTCCACGGCGGCTTTTTCTGCCGCGTCCTGGGCCACCGAGTCAAAGGTAGTGAAGATCTTCACGCCGGAGAGATCTTTCACTTTATCGCCCAGTTTTGCCTGCAACTCCTGACGCACCAGCTGCATAAAGGCTGGCTGTGGAGAGATTACCCCACCGCGCGGCTGAACGCCCAGCGGACGTGCACTCAACATTTCATAGAGTTCTTGATCAATAATCTGTTGCTGTTGCAGCAGACGCAGTACCAGATTACGTCGCTCCAGCGCCAGTTTCGGGTTACGCCACGGGTTGTAGATGGACGCCCCTTTCACCATACCCACCAACAGCGCCTGCTGGTCGAGGCTCAATTCTTCTACCGGGCGACCAAAGTAATACAAGCTCGCCAGCGGGAAGCCGCGGATTTCGTTGTCGCCGCTCTGACCGAGATACACCTCGTTCATATACAGCTCAAGAATGCGGTCTTTGCTGTAACGCGCATCCATGATCAGCGCCATGTAGGCTTCGTTCGCTTTACGCCAGTAAGAACGTTCGCTGGAGAGGAACAGGTTTTTCACCAACTGTTGCGTCAGCGTACTCGCTCCCTGTACCGTACGTCCGGCGGTCAGGTTTGCCAGCACCGCACGTCCGATGGAGTAAAGACTGATCCCATCATGCTCGTAGAAATGACGGTCTTCTGTCGCCAGCAAAGTATCCACCAGCAAGTCAGGGAACCCACTGCGCGGCACAAACAGACGCTGCTCGCCGTTTGGTGAGGAGATCATGGTGATCAGGCGCGGATCAAGACGGAAGAAACCGAACTGACGGTTGTTCTCCATATTGACGATGGTCGCCAGATGATCACCATCAAAAGTCAGACGCGCACGTACCTGCCCTTCTTTACTGTCCGGGAAATCAAACGGACGGCGGATCATTTCAATGCTGTTGGCCTGCACGGTAAATTCGCCAGGGCGCGTCATTTTCGACACCTGACGATACTGGGTCGCCTCCAGCAGCTTCACCATCTCGTTTTTGCTGATGGTCATGTCTGGCTCAAGGTTGACCATTCGGCCATAAACAGCCGCAGGCAATTGCCAGACTTTGCCATCAATACGGCTACGAATTTTTTGATCGAGATAAACACCGTAAATGGCGATCAGCACGGCAAAAACGATAGCCAGTTTTAGCAGCAGCCATAGCCAGCCGCGTTTGCCACGAGGCTTACGCCCTTTGCCTTTGCCCTTACCTTTGCGCGGCATCGGTTCTTCATCCTCATAGTCATCATAATCGTCGTAATCATCGTCATCTTCGTAACGACGACGGCTTACCTTTTGTTTGACCGGACGCGTCGGTTTCCCTTTGCGTCCAATTGGCTCGCGGTCATTCCCGGCCATGCTTTTTCTCCGCAATATTCAGGCGCAAAAGCCCGATTTTCTGTTCTTCTGTAACAAGACAGAAGAAGATATCTCTCAAATTTACTTTGGTCTTCATGAATACTTTTTCGTCCGTCGCGTCGGTGCGGTATTTGCCGGATCATCCGGCCAGACGTGTTTGGGATAACGCCCTTTCATCTCTTTTTGCACCTCGCGATACGCTCCTTTCCAGAAGGCGCTCAAATCTCGTGTGATTTGCAGCGGCCTTTGGGCAGGAGAAAGCAACTCCAGCACCAGCGGCACGCGCCCCTGGGCGATCGTCGGATTGGTGGCCTCGCCAAACATCTCCTGCATTCTCACTGCCAGCGCGGGCGGGTTATCTTCATGATAACGAATGGCGATCCGGCTTCCCGTCGGCACAGTGTAATGCGCAGGCAATTCACTATCCAGACGTTGCTGCATTCCCCAATCAAGTAATCCGCGTAGCGCCTGAAAAATATCGAGTGATTTCAGGCCGCGTAGCGAATGTACGCCTGTCATATGCGGCAGCAGCCACGTTTCCAGCGTCGCCAACAAACTTTCATCATCAACCGCTGGCCAGTCATATTCCGGCAACCACCTGGCGGCGCATAACAAACGCAAGCGTAGCTGTTCCGCTTCCGGCGTCCAGTTAAGCACGCTTAAGCCTTTATCACGAACGCCGTTAAGCATCGCCTGATGCAGCTCGTCTTCTGAAGGCTTCGCCAGCGGCTGCACTTTTACCGTCAGTTGGCCGATTTGCAGCCGACGCCAGGCTTTCAGCGTACCTTGCGCATCATCCCACTCCACGGTGTCCAATTGCTGCACCAGCTGCGGACAACATTGCACTAATTCATCGATATCGACCGGTAGCGCCAGTAAAATCCGCGCATCCGGCGAGGCGCTACCCTGCAACAATAACGGTGCGATCAACCATTCGTGGCGGCTTAGCGCATCATCGGCATCGAGCATTGCCCCCATGCCGTTTGCCAGTTGATAGCGCCCCTCTTGCCCACGGCGGCGAGCGATGCGATCGGCAAACGCTCCGGCAAGTAACGGTGCGATAAGCGAACTGTCTGCCTCACCGCCGCGTACGTTTAAGCGCTTTAACAGTTGCTGGCTACGTTGCTGCCAGGCAGGTTGATTGCGCGAAAACGCCACGCCCAGATCGATATTGCCCATCCGTGGTGGCTCTTCGAGAATAGCGGCAATTTTTGCAGCGGTAGCAGCTTCGTCGTCGCTCTTTGCGCTCACCAGCATTGCCGCTAAACGCGGATCGTTACCCAGCGTCGCCATTTTCTGCCCTTTCGTGCTTAGCCGTTCACCGTCCATCGCCCCCAGCATCCGCAACAGGCGTTTCGCGGCCTGTAAATTCACGGCTGGCGGTTGATCCAGCCAGCTCATCTGCGTCGGATCGCTGCATCCCCATTGCAGTAATTCCATCAGCAAACCGGAGAGATCGCTTTGTAATATTTCTGGTTCACTTTGCGCGGAGGCGCGTTCTGCTTGTTCTTTGGCGATTAAATGTAAACAGATCCCCGGCTCCAGACGTCCGGCACGCCCGGAGCGTTGCGTCATTGATGCCTGGCTAATGCGTTGGGTAATCAGCCGCGTTAGCCCCGTGCGCGGATCAAAGCGCGCCACACGTTCCTGAGCACAATCCACCACCAGACGAATGCCTTCGATGGTTAAACTGGTTTCAGCAATATTGGTTGCCAGCACCACTTTGCGCATCCCTTCTGGTGCCGGAAGGATCGCTTTTCGCTGATCGTTCAGCGACAACGCGCCATACAGCGGGCAGAGCAACACATCACTACCGATGCGCGAAGCCAGTTGTTCCTGAACGCGCTGAATTTCTCCGACACCAGGTAAAAATAACAGTAATGAGCCGCTTTCCTGATGCAGCAATTCGGCGGTGGCAACCGCCACGGCTTCATCAAAACGCTGATGAGCGAGCAGCGGTAAATATCGGCGTTCAACCGGAAATGAGCGCCCTTCTGAGATGACGACGGGCGCTTCTGGCAGCATCTGCTGCAAGCGGTCATTGTCCAGCGTAGCCGACATAATCAGTAGTTTAAGGTCATCACGCAGACCTTGTTGCACATCGAGTAACAGCGCCAACGCCAGATCCGCCTGCAAGCTGCGCTCATGAAACTCATCGAGGATCACCAATCCAACGCCGCTCAGTTCAGGGTCACGCTGGATCATGCGCGTCAACACGCCTTCGGTAACTACTTCCAGGCGAGTATTTGGCCCGACACAGTTTTGCGCGCGCATCCGGTAGCCTACCGTATCACCTGTTTTTTCGTTAAGCAGTTCCGCCAGTCGTTGCGCAACGTTACGCGCCGCCAGGCGACGCGGCTCCAGCAGGATAATTTTTCCGTTAATGCCGGGATGCGCCAGCAGTTGCAGCGGCAGCCAGGTTGATTTCCCGGCCCCGGTCGGCGCACTTAATAACACCTGCGGTGCACCATCGAGGGCAGCAAGTAACTCAGGTAAGACGACGGCAACGGGCAACGACGACACAAAACGCTCCAGAGGGTTAACATTCTTCGCGCCACATTGTAGCATCGCGGTAATGCATAACCGAGTACCTCACATGTCTGAACCGCAACGGCTGTTCTTTGCTATCGACTTACCTGCAGAAATCCGCGAACAGATTATCCACTGGCGCGCCGCACAGTTCCCACCAGACGCGGGACGTCCGGTCGCTGCCGATAATTTACATCTGACACTGGCATTTTTAGGCGAAGTCAGCGCAGAGAAAGAGAAGGCGCTTTCTCTTTTAGCCGGACGGATTCGTCAGCCCGGTTTCACACTCACGCTTGATGACGCCGGTCAGTGGCTGCGTTCGCGTGTGGTATGGTTAGGGATGCGTCAGCCGCCACGCGGCTTAATCCAGTTGGCGAATATGCTCCGTTCACAAGCTGCACGCAGCGGTTGTTTTCAAAGCAATCGACCGTTTCATCCACATATCACCTTATTGCGCGACGCCAGCGAGGCGGTGACAATCCCGCCGCCAGGCTTTAACTGGTCGTATACGGTGACGGAGTTCACCCTTTACGCCTCCTCGTTTGCCCGTGGGCGCACACGCTACACGCCGCTAAAACGCTGGGCGCTAACGCAATAACAAGGATTGTCGCAATGGAATTTTCTCCCCCTCTACAGCGCGCGACGCTAATTCAGCGTTACAAACGTTTTTTAGCCGATGTGATCACACCCGATGGTTGCGAATTAACGCTACACTGCCCGAATACGGGAGCCATGACCGGTTGTGCAACGCCTGGCGATACCGTCTGGTATTCGACTTCAGACAATACCAAACGGAAATACCCACACACCTGGGAGTTAACCCAAAGCCAAAGCGGCGCATTTATTTGCGTCAATACACTTTGGGCTAACAGGTTGACGAAAGAGGCTATCCTTAATGAATCCATTTCAGAACTGTCAGGATATAGCTCTCTGAAAAGCGAAGTAAAATACGGCGCCGAACGCAGCCGTATTGACTTCATGTTGCAGGCGGATTCGCGTCCAGACTGCTATATTGAAGTGAAATCGGTTACGTTAGCGGAGAACGAACAGGGATATTTTCCCGATGCGGTCACTGAACGAGGTCAGAAACACCTTCGGGAGTTGATGAGCGTAGCGGCTGAAGGCCAGCGTGCGGTTATCTTTTTCGCCGTGCTGCATTCAGCCATTACACGGTTTTCACCCGCGCGCCACATCGATGAGAAATACGCGCAACTATTGTCAGAAGCTCAACAGAGGGGGGTAGAAATTCTGGCTTACAAAGCAGAACTTTCTGCTGAAGGCATGGCTCTTAAAAAATCACTGCCGGTTACATTGTAGTAAAGTATGTAACTGGTTAATTTACATTCTGGTCGCGTGCGCAAATACGCTTTTCCTCACACAGTTGTCAAGTGTTACGTTTAGATAATTGCTATCCGGAAAAGCTTCTGCTATTTATAGCGGCCTCATTTTTCCCCCGAACATGGGGATCGATAGTGCGTGTTAAGGAGAAGCAACATGCAAGAAGGGCAAAACCGTAAAACATCGTCCCTGAGTATTCTCGCCATCGCTGGGGTGGAGCCATATCAGGAGAAGCCGGGCGAAGAGTATATGAACGAAGCCCAGCTGGCGCACTTCCGTCGTATTCTGGAAGCATGGCGTAATCAACTCAGGGATGAAGTCGAT
The nucleotide sequence above comes from Escherichia coli. Encoded proteins:
- a CDS encoding fimbrial biogenesis chaperone, with protein sequence MSVSYRFFLGFTFLLTAIQAQASVVLGGTRIVYPSNQNEVQITLKNKDVHARYLVQSWVSNIDGSKAPFLITPPVYKLEENRQTLLHVVFTGNKESLPQDRESLFLANIKSISAMPEELKDKNTLQFAMKVRLKLFWRPDSLSNSDALTAWEKLKFHKESGRLIVKNPTPFYISFNELTVSGKSITAVEEKSEPGALSMMVGPFSENRFSLPAGAGSVVEWSVITDYGSSSGKRQQKL
- the thpR gene encoding RNA 2',3'-cyclic phosphodiesterase, which codes for MSEPQRLFFAIDLPAEIREQIIHWRAAQFPPDAGRPVAADNLHLTLAFLGEVSAEKEKALSLLAGRIRQPGFTLTLDDAGQWLRSRVVWLGMRQPPRGLIQLANMLRSQAARSGCFQSNRPFHPHITLLRDASEAVTIPPPGFNWSYTVTEFTLYASSFARGRTRYTPLKRWALTQ
- the sfsA gene encoding DNA/RNA nuclease SfsA; the encoded protein is MEFSPPLQRATLIQRYKRFLADVITPDGCELTLHCPNTGAMTGCATPGDTVWYSTSDNTKRKYPHTWELTQSQSGAFICVNTLWANRLTKEAILNESISELSGYSSLKSEVKYGAERSRIDFMLQADSRPDCYIEVKSVTLAENEQGYFPDAVTERGQKHLRELMSVAAEGQRAVIFFAVLHSAITRFSPARHIDEKYAQLLSEAQQRGVEILAYKAELSAEGMALKKSLPVTL
- the hrpB gene encoding ATP-dependent helicase HrpB — protein: MSSLPVAVVLPELLAALDGAPQVLLSAPTGAGKSTWLPLQLLAHPGINGKIILLEPRRLAARNVAQRLAELLNEKTGDTVGYRMRAQNCVGPNTRLEVVTEGVLTRMIQRDPELSGVGLVILDEFHERSLQADLALALLLDVQQGLRDDLKLLIMSATLDNDRLQQMLPEAPVVISEGRSFPVERRYLPLLAHQRFDEAVAVATAELLHQESGSLLLFLPGVGEIQRVQEQLASRIGSDVLLCPLYGALSLNDQRKAILPAPEGMRKVVLATNIAETSLTIEGIRLVVDCAQERVARFDPRTGLTRLITQRISQASMTQRSGRAGRLEPGICLHLIAKEQAERASAQSEPEILQSDLSGLLMELLQWGCSDPTQMSWLDQPPAVNLQAAKRLLRMLGAMDGERLSTKGQKMATLGNDPRLAAMLVSAKSDDEAATAAKIAAILEEPPRMGNIDLGVAFSRNQPAWQQRSQQLLKRLNVRGGEADSSLIAPLLAGAFADRIARRRGQEGRYQLANGMGAMLDADDALSRHEWLIAPLLLQGSASPDARILLALPVDIDELVQCCPQLVQQLDTVEWDDAQGTLKAWRRLQIGQLTVKVQPLAKPSEDELHQAMLNGVRDKGLSVLNWTPEAEQLRLRLLCAARWLPEYDWPAVDDESLLATLETWLLPHMTGVHSLRGLKSLDIFQALRGLLDWGMQQRLDSELPAHYTVPTGSRIAIRYHEDNPPALAVRMQEMFGEATNPTIAQGRVPLVLELLSPAQRPLQITRDLSAFWKGAYREVQKEMKGRYPKHVWPDDPANTAPTRRTKKYS
- a CDS encoding fimbrial protein → MNKKLLSLFASGTFLAAVSTSVFAVDTGIVNFNGKIVADTCEINVNDSSSTTGTVTFADTYPADYTGDGTIGTSKDFKIELLKCDPLVTKLNLTFSGTTTDTGSLRLENSETAAGSATNVGITVTNKNGGTSSVKFDGSVPDESTDVDNAGDVNPTIFNYTANVIQIGNNPPTAGKYASSATFEVFYR
- the mrcB gene encoding bifunctional glycosyl transferase/transpeptidase codes for the protein MAGNDREPIGRKGKPTRPVKQKVSRRRYEDDDDYDDYDDYEDEEPMPRKGKGKGKGRKPRGKRGWLWLLLKLAIVFAVLIAIYGVYLDQKIRSRIDGKVWQLPAAVYGRMVNLEPDMTISKNEMVKLLEATQYRQVSKMTRPGEFTVQANSIEMIRRPFDFPDSKEGQVRARLTFDGDHLATIVNMENNRQFGFFRLDPRLITMISSPNGEQRLFVPRSGFPDLLVDTLLATEDRHFYEHDGISLYSIGRAVLANLTAGRTVQGASTLTQQLVKNLFLSSERSYWRKANEAYMALIMDARYSKDRILELYMNEVYLGQSGDNEIRGFPLASLYYFGRPVEELSLDQQALLVGMVKGASIYNPWRNPKLALERRNLVLRLLQQQQIIDQELYEMLSARPLGVQPRGGVISPQPAFMQLVRQELQAKLGDKVKDLSGVKIFTTFDSVAQDAAEKAAVEGIPALKKQRKLSDLETAIVVVDRFSGEVRAMVGGSEPQFAGYNRAMQARRSIGSLAKPATYLTALSQPKIYRLNTWIADAPIALRQPNGQVWSPQNDDRRYSESGRVMLVDALTRSMNVPTVNLGMALGLPAVTDTWIKLGVPKDQLHPVPAMLLGALNLTPIEVAQAFQTIASGGNRAPLSALRSVIAEDGKVLYQSFPQAERAVPAQAAYLTLWTMQQVVQRGTGRQLGAKYPNLHLAGKTGTTNNNVDTWFAGIDGSTVTITWVGRDNNQPTKLYGASGAMSIYQRYLANQTPTPLNLVPPEDIADMGVDYDGNFVCSGGMRVLPVWTSDPQSLCQQSEMQQQPSGNPFDQSSQPQQQPQQQPAQQEQKDSDGVAGWIKDMFGSN